In Flavobacterium gelatinilyticum, a genomic segment contains:
- the tilS gene encoding tRNA lysidine(34) synthetase TilS, whose amino-acid sequence MFSKFKNHIISRFPSLAEKKLFLAVSGGLDSMVLLHLFKKLGYEIAVLHCNFQLRGLESFGDEEFIQKFCEQNNIPIFTTQFDTEAFAKDYKLSTQVAARELRYSWFYELLEEENFDYILTAHHADDNLETFIINLTRGTGLEGLTGIPEQNDKIIRPLLSFSREEILNYAHENNIEWREDSSNASNKYLRNKIRHNLVPVLKEINPNFLDAFQKTQSFLQESQEMVEDASIMVYQRVAKEAGDDIHFDLNQLKKLPNYKSYLYQWLNEFGFSAWNDVYDLVEGQSGKQVFAEEFRLLKNRETLILSPFSGLLENEEFEINETDSEVNFPLKMTLCNVGHTTFGSNRTIFVDAEKIHFPLVLRKWKEGDVFQPFGMEGKSKKVSKLFKDEKLSLIEKEKIWILWSDNQIVWVVGIRQDERFKIENTTNKILKIELQ is encoded by the coding sequence ATGTTTTCAAAATTCAAAAATCATATCATTTCCCGATTTCCTTCTTTGGCAGAAAAAAAGCTTTTTCTGGCAGTCAGCGGTGGATTAGACAGTATGGTTTTATTGCATTTGTTTAAAAAATTGGGCTATGAAATTGCGGTTCTGCACTGTAATTTTCAGCTTCGCGGATTAGAAAGTTTCGGTGATGAGGAATTTATCCAGAAATTCTGTGAACAAAATAATATTCCCATTTTTACAACCCAGTTTGATACCGAGGCTTTTGCAAAAGACTATAAACTTTCGACTCAGGTTGCAGCAAGAGAATTAAGATACAGCTGGTTTTATGAACTTTTAGAAGAAGAAAATTTCGATTATATCTTAACTGCGCATCATGCCGATGATAATCTGGAAACTTTTATTATCAATCTGACCCGAGGAACCGGATTAGAAGGTTTGACAGGAATTCCGGAGCAGAATGATAAAATCATTCGACCGTTACTTTCTTTTTCAAGAGAAGAAATTCTGAATTATGCTCATGAAAACAACATAGAATGGCGGGAAGACAGCAGTAATGCATCAAATAAATACCTTCGGAATAAAATCCGCCACAATTTAGTTCCTGTTTTAAAAGAAATCAATCCAAACTTTCTGGATGCTTTTCAAAAAACACAATCGTTTTTGCAGGAATCTCAGGAAATGGTCGAAGATGCCTCTATTATGGTATATCAGCGTGTAGCAAAAGAAGCCGGCGATGATATTCATTTTGATTTGAATCAGCTTAAAAAGCTACCGAATTATAAATCCTATTTGTACCAATGGCTGAATGAATTTGGATTTTCGGCATGGAATGATGTTTACGATTTAGTCGAAGGACAATCCGGAAAGCAAGTTTTTGCAGAAGAATTCAGGTTATTAAAAAACCGGGAAACGCTGATTTTAAGTCCTTTTTCAGGATTGTTGGAAAACGAAGAATTCGAAATAAATGAAACGGATTCAGAAGTTAATTTTCCCTTAAAAATGACACTTTGTAACGTAGGTCACACAACATTCGGATCAAATAGGACTATATTTGTCGACGCCGAAAAAATCCACTTTCCACTTGTATTGCGTAAATGGAAAGAAGGTGATGTTTTTCAGCCTTTTGGAATGGAAGGTAAGTCTAAAAAAGTCAGCAAACTTTTTAAAGACGAAAAATTATCCCTGATCGAAAAAGAGAAAATATGGATTTTATGGTCGGATAATCAAATAGTCTGGGTTGTTGGGATCAGGCAGGACGAACGCTTTAAAATAGAAAATACCACAAATAAAATACTTAAAATAGAATTGCAATAA
- a CDS encoding anthranilate synthase component I family protein: MRVSIHKHISNPSDFKQQLLTWSQQFREVVFLEGNGYPEEYSSFDCILAVDAFTSIKTDFHNAFDDLKQYQQTTKDWLFGYLSYDLKNDIEALKSNNFDGLEFPDLFFFQPKKIFLLKGNELEIQYLLFCDDELEDDFAEIIQSHSEAFVLLDKIEIKPRISKDLYVEKVNQMLHHIHIGDMYEANFCMEFYAEKAVINPLEKFRKLNEISQAPFSVFFKNYKHFLLSASPERYVKKVGETIISQPIKGTSKRFSDPVEDEKSKAVLSSDEKERAENIMITDLVRNDLSHTAQKGSVEVKELCGIYSFLQVHQMISTVVSKLDPQYSAVDVLKTTFPMGSMTGAPKISVMKIIENLEETKRGLYSGAVGYFTPQGDFDFNVVIRSILYNQEKQYVSFSVGSAITSLSVPEKEYEECLLKAKAMHQVLE; encoded by the coding sequence TTGAGAGTTTCTATTCATAAACATATTTCAAATCCTTCTGATTTTAAGCAGCAGCTTTTAACGTGGTCGCAGCAGTTTCGAGAGGTTGTTTTTCTGGAAGGCAACGGCTATCCCGAAGAATATTCGAGTTTTGACTGCATCCTGGCAGTTGATGCTTTTACATCCATTAAGACTGATTTCCATAATGCATTCGATGATTTAAAACAATACCAGCAAACCACTAAAGACTGGCTTTTTGGTTATTTATCGTATGATTTAAAAAATGATATCGAAGCTTTAAAATCCAATAATTTTGACGGATTAGAATTTCCGGATTTATTCTTCTTTCAGCCAAAAAAAATATTTCTGCTTAAAGGAAACGAACTGGAAATACAATATCTTCTTTTTTGTGATGATGAACTTGAAGATGATTTTGCTGAAATTATCCAAAGCCATTCAGAAGCTTTTGTTTTATTAGATAAAATCGAAATCAAGCCGCGTATTTCAAAAGATTTATATGTAGAAAAAGTAAACCAAATGCTTCATCATATTCATATTGGCGATATGTACGAAGCTAATTTCTGCATGGAATTTTATGCTGAAAAAGCTGTTATAAACCCGCTTGAAAAATTCAGGAAACTGAACGAAATATCACAGGCTCCTTTTTCGGTTTTCTTCAAGAATTACAAACATTTTCTGCTTTCGGCATCTCCGGAACGTTATGTAAAGAAAGTAGGAGAAACGATTATTTCACAGCCAATTAAAGGAACATCAAAAAGATTTTCGGATCCGGTTGAAGATGAAAAATCAAAAGCTGTTTTGTCTTCTGATGAAAAAGAACGTGCCGAAAATATCATGATAACCGATTTAGTTAGAAACGATCTTTCTCATACAGCGCAAAAAGGTTCGGTTGAGGTTAAAGAGCTCTGCGGTATTTATTCATTTTTGCAGGTACATCAAATGATTTCGACGGTTGTATCAAAATTAGACCCGCAATATTCAGCTGTTGATGTTTTAAAAACCACCTTTCCAATGGGAAGTATGACCGGAGCACCAAAAATTTCGGTTATGAAAATTATTGAAAATCTGGAAGAAACCAAACGCGGATTATACAGCGGTGCCGTTGGCTATTTTACTCCCCAGGGCGATTTTGATTTTAATGTTGTCATCAGAAGTATTTTATATAATCAGGAAAAACAGTATGTATCATTTTCCGTAGGAAGTGCCATAACATCGCTGTCAGTTCCTGAAAAAGAATATGAAGAATGCCTGCTGAAAGCCAAAGCAATGCATCAGGTTTTAGAGTAA
- a CDS encoding DoxX family membrane protein, which translates to MKIATIIVRVLIGLLLLFASISFFFKLAPEPETTGNFKAFNMGLVASTYLLPLAKTVELLCGLSFVTGRFVTLANILILPITINILFINYFLAPEGLPIAGLLFLGNLFLIYRYWDNYKTVFTP; encoded by the coding sequence ATGAAAATTGCTACTATTATTGTCCGTGTTTTGATTGGTCTTTTATTGCTCTTTGCTTCCATTTCGTTTTTCTTTAAACTGGCACCGGAACCGGAAACTACAGGAAATTTCAAGGCCTTCAATATGGGTTTGGTTGCTTCGACTTATTTACTGCCGCTGGCAAAAACGGTTGAATTACTTTGTGGTCTTTCATTTGTAACAGGTCGTTTTGTTACATTGGCAAACATTTTAATTTTACCCATTACAATCAACATTTTATTTATCAATTACTTTTTAGCTCCGGAGGGACTGCCAATTGCCGGACTGTTATTTCTTGGTAATTTATTTTTGATTTACAGGTATTGGGATAATTACAAAACTGTTTTCACTCCTTGA
- a CDS encoding lipocalin family protein, whose translation MKSKYIVPVLIGAGIGIALTSCGGGIPDKAKAVTNFDKAKYLGKWYEIARLDYKWERDLNNVTAEYSLNDNGTIKVDNKGYDVKKDKWEQSIGKARFVKKDNIGMLKVSFFGPFYSGYNVIAVDTEYKYALVAGESLKYMWILSREKTIPESVKAEFLIKAQDIGYKVTDLIWVKHDKTN comes from the coding sequence ATGAAAAGTAAATATATAGTTCCAGTTTTGATTGGAGCGGGAATAGGAATCGCACTGACTTCGTGCGGAGGAGGAATTCCTGATAAAGCAAAAGCAGTAACTAATTTTGACAAAGCAAAATATTTGGGTAAATGGTACGAAATTGCCAGATTAGATTACAAATGGGAAAGAGATTTAAATAATGTTACGGCCGAATATTCTTTAAATGATAACGGCACGATAAAAGTCGATAATAAGGGCTATGATGTCAAAAAAGACAAGTGGGAACAAAGCATCGGGAAAGCCAGATTTGTCAAAAAAGACAACATTGGTATGCTTAAGGTCTCATTTTTTGGTCCTTTTTATTCAGGATATAATGTTATTGCTGTAGATACAGAGTATAAATATGCTCTTGTAGCAGGCGAAAGTTTAAAGTACATGTGGATACTTTCGAGAGAAAAAACAATTCCGGAAAGTGTAAAAGCAGAATTTCTTATCAAAGCTCAGGATATAGGTTATAAAGTAACCGATTTAATCTGGGTGAAACATGATAAAACAAATTAA
- the lpdA gene encoding dihydrolipoyl dehydrogenase, producing the protein MSSFDVVIIGSGPGGYVSAIRCAQLGFKTAIVEKYNSLGGTCLNVGCIPSKALLSSSHHYSEIAHFADHGIEVSGDVKVNLEKMIARKQAVVDQTVGGINYLMDKNKITVFNGLGSFVDATHIAVAKADGTSETIEAKYTVIATGSKPSSLPFIKIDKERIITSTEALALKEVPKHLVIIGGGVIGIELGQVYLRLGAQVSVVEFMDRIIPGMDGALSKELTKVLKKQGMKFYVSHKVKSVERNGDAVTVQAENAKGETITLEGDYSLVSVGRRPYTDGLNADKAGVKISDRGQVEVNDHLQTSVPNIYAIGDVVRGAMLAHKAEEEGVMVAEILAGQKPHIDYNLIPGVVYTWPEVAAVGQTEEQLKAAGVKYKSGSFPFKALGRARASADLDGFVKILADEKTDEVLGVHMIGARTADLIAEAVTAMEFKASAEDISRMSHAHPTFAEAVKEAALAATENRALHV; encoded by the coding sequence ATGAGTTCATTTGACGTAGTCATTATAGGTTCAGGTCCTGGCGGATATGTATCAGCAATTCGTTGCGCACAATTAGGTTTCAAAACTGCTATTGTAGAAAAATATAATTCATTAGGAGGAACTTGCCTTAACGTAGGTTGTATTCCTTCAAAAGCATTATTATCATCTTCTCACCACTATTCAGAAATTGCTCATTTTGCAGATCATGGAATCGAAGTTTCTGGGGATGTAAAAGTGAATTTAGAGAAAATGATCGCGCGTAAACAAGCCGTTGTAGATCAAACCGTAGGTGGAATCAACTACTTAATGGATAAAAATAAAATCACAGTTTTCAATGGTTTAGGTTCTTTTGTAGATGCAACTCACATTGCTGTTGCAAAAGCAGACGGAACATCTGAAACTATCGAAGCAAAATATACTGTAATTGCTACAGGATCAAAGCCATCTTCTTTACCATTTATCAAAATTGATAAAGAAAGAATCATCACTTCTACTGAAGCATTGGCTTTAAAAGAAGTTCCAAAACACTTAGTTATTATTGGTGGAGGAGTTATCGGAATCGAGCTTGGACAAGTTTACCTTCGTTTAGGAGCTCAGGTTTCTGTTGTAGAATTCATGGACAGAATCATTCCAGGAATGGACGGAGCGCTTTCTAAAGAATTAACTAAAGTGTTGAAAAAACAAGGAATGAAATTCTACGTTTCTCACAAAGTAAAATCAGTTGAAAGAAACGGTGATGCAGTTACTGTTCAGGCTGAAAACGCAAAAGGAGAAACTATCACTCTTGAAGGAGATTACTCATTAGTTTCTGTTGGCCGTCGTCCTTACACAGACGGATTAAACGCTGACAAAGCCGGAGTTAAAATTTCAGACAGAGGACAAGTAGAAGTAAACGATCATTTACAAACAAGTGTTCCAAATATTTACGCAATTGGTGACGTTGTTCGTGGCGCAATGTTAGCACACAAAGCGGAAGAAGAAGGAGTAATGGTTGCTGAAATCTTAGCTGGTCAAAAACCTCATATCGATTATAACTTAATTCCTGGTGTAGTGTATACTTGGCCGGAAGTTGCTGCAGTTGGACAAACTGAAGAGCAGTTGAAAGCTGCAGGAGTGAAATACAAATCAGGAAGTTTCCCGTTCAAAGCATTAGGACGTGCAAGAGCAAGTGCTGACTTAGACGGATTCGTTAAAATCCTTGCTGATGAAAAAACAGACGAAGTTTTAGGAGTTCACATGATTGGAGCGCGTACAGCAGATTTAATTGCTGAAGCGGTTACTGCAATGGAATTCAAAGCTTCTGCCGAAGATATTTCTAGAATGAGCCACGCGCACCCAACTTTTGCCGAAGCAGTAAAAGAAGCAGCATTGGCAGCTACAGAAAATAGAGCTTTACACGTATAA